Below is a window of Streptomyces genisteinicus DNA.
TCCGTTGCCGCCCCACAGGTACTTGGTGCCGAGCTTCTGCTGGGCGAAGTAGATGGCCCCGGCGGCCTGCCGGGAGGGCTCGACCCGCCCGACCGGGCGGGCGAAGCTCTTCTCCAGGGTGCGGATGACCTTCACGTAGTTCTGCGTCTCGCGGTAGGGCGGGACGCCGCCGTACTTGATGACGGCGTAGGCGCCGGCGTTGTACGCGGCCAGCATGTTGTCGGTCGGGTCGCCCGGCGCCTTGCGAACATATCCGGCCAGTTCGCAGTCGTAGGAGGCGGCCGACGGGATCGCGTCGGCCGGATCCCAGACGTCGCGGTCCCCGTCCTTGTCGCCGTCGATGCCGTGGGTCGCCCAGGTGCCCGGGATGAACTGCGCGATGCCCTGCGCCGCGGCATGGCTCTGCGCCCTCGGGTTCCAGCCGCTCTCCTGGTAGAGCTGGGCCGCCAGCAGGGCCGGGTTGATCGCGGGGCAGAGGTTGCCCCACTTCTGGACCAGCGCCTGGTACCGCGCGGGGACGGCGCCCTTCGCCAGCCCCACCGCGCCGCCCTTGGAGTCGCCCCCGAAGATGCCGGCCGCGGCCGAGTAGGTGCCGACGACGAGCAGCGCGACGAACAGCAGGGCGCCGCCGAAGCCGACCCCGGCGACCAGCCACGCCTTACGCACCGTCAACCACCCTTCGCCGCACGGTAGTAGCCCGACCCGGAAGTCAGTGTAGGAGGCGAAGGGCCCCGTGCGGAGGACGACGACCCCCCGAGTTCGTACCTGGCCGGAAGGGTTAAGCTCCAGGCCAAGTCGGGCCGGGCGGGCCGCGATGCCGGCACCTGACCACTGCCGGCCGCAGAGCGGCCCCGTCCCCGCCCCGCCCTGCCGCGTCCGCACACCGGGTTCCGGCAGGCAGAGATACAGGGGGAGTACACGATGACAGCGGCGCACGACGCCCATCCGTTTCCCGTGTCGGTGGACACCGGGAAACTCGACCTGCTCACCGGCCGGGAGCGCGAAGTGCTGCGCCATCTGGCCAGGGGCAGGACCAACCGCGTCCTCGCCGGGCAGCTCGGGATCGCCGAGCGGACCCTGCGGGCGCACATCACCAGCATCGTCCGGAAGCTGGACGTCGGATCGCGGTTCGAGGCGAGCCTCGTCGCGGTCCAGCATCACGACACCTTGGCCGAGGACGCCATCGCCTCCTGAGGCGATGCCGCATCGGGCATCGCCGTAACCGGTCATGCCCCAGGCGGCCATGCCGCATCAGGCGACGCCTCAAGAGGCAATGGAGCGCGCCGCCCCCGCGCGGCAGGCTCGGAGCCGCAGCCCGAACCGTCCACCACCCCACGCGATGCGGTGTGGGGTGGCGGGCAGGGCTGTGCCCGTAACCGGGCGGTCCGTCCACGGGCCGTCCGATCCAAGGTGAGGAATATCCGTGAACATCAAGAAGATCGCCACCGCCGCCGGTGTCGCCACCGCCGGAGTCGCCCTCTTCGTCGCCACCCAGGGCAGCGCCCAGGCCGCGCCGGCCGCCCCGGCCGCCCCGGTCGCCGCCGCCCAGGGCGCGCAGCCCGCGCCGCAGGCCCTCGGCTCGCTGCTGGGCAAGGCGGCGAAGTCCGTCGGCAAGGCCGCCACCAAGGGCGCGCACAAGGCCACCGCCGTCGGCAAGGGCATGGCCGTCGTCGCCAAGAGCAACGCCGACAACATGCTGAGCCACGGCAGCATCTTCGCCTCTCCGGCGGAGCTGCCCGCGGGCGTCCCGGCCGACACGGTCTTCGACCGCTGATCGCCGCGTGACGACGACACATCGCACCACCAGGAGGGCGGCGCTGCTCATCGGCGGCGCCCTCCTGGGCGTTCACATGACCATGGCCGCCCTCTCCCAGGCGCCGCTCAGCCCGGCGAAGCTGGTCTACGGGGACCGGGTGGCGGCCTATCTGGACCCGTACTTCTCACAGAACTGGCAGCTGTTCGCCCCGACCCCGATGTCCGACGACCGCGGCATCCTCGCCCGCGCCACCTGCCGCGACGGATCGGTCTCCGGGTACTACGACGTGTCGGCCCAGGCGCTGGAGAAGGTCCGGGGCTCGCGCTTCTTCCCCTCCCGGGACGTGCGGATCGTCTCCGCCGCCCTCCAGAACGTCACCAGCAGCGAGGAGCTGCTGCGCAGGCTGCGGCAGCAGCAGACCAACGACAAGAAGCCCGTCCTGCCGCCTCTTCCGTACGAGAAGGTCACGGAGCAGGAGGCGGTGAGGACCCTGG
It encodes the following:
- a CDS encoding NlpC/P60 family protein, with the protein product MRKAWLVAGVGFGGALLFVALLVVGTYSAAAGIFGGDSKGGAVGLAKGAVPARYQALVQKWGNLCPAINPALLAAQLYQESGWNPRAQSHAAAQGIAQFIPGTWATHGIDGDKDGDRDVWDPADAIPSAASYDCELAGYVRKAPGDPTDNMLAAYNAGAYAVIKYGGVPPYRETQNYVKVIRTLEKSFARPVGRVEPSRQAAGAIYFAQQKLGTKYLWGGNGTPEQGGRFDCSGLTQAAYRTVDIELPRVANDQYNAGPHPSRDELLPGDLVFFSDDLTNSRAIRHVGLYVGGGYMINAPYTGAVIRFDKIDTPDYFGATRVTKDGAAALPTALPGT
- a CDS encoding response regulator transcription factor, which encodes MTAAHDAHPFPVSVDTGKLDLLTGREREVLRHLARGRTNRVLAGQLGIAERTLRAHITSIVRKLDVGSRFEASLVAVQHHDTLAEDAIAS
- a CDS encoding DUF5819 family protein, whose translation is MTTTHRTTRRAALLIGGALLGVHMTMAALSQAPLSPAKLVYGDRVAAYLDPYFSQNWQLFAPTPMSDDRGILARATCRDGSVSGYYDVSAQALEKVRGSRFFPSRDVRIVSAALQNVTSSEELLRRLRQQQTNDKKPVLPPLPYEKVTEQEAVRTLARYAYDRMPSACPSGAERIQVRMYVRELPPWSKRNDPTAEDRVMVKDFDWVKSEELR